A genomic window from Arthrobacter sp. FW305-BF8 includes:
- a CDS encoding MATE family efflux transporter: MVPPSPSAAVSTPKPDSHGREILRLAVPAFGALIAEPLFLLADSAIVGHLGVAQLAGVGLASAVLHTAVGLMVFLAYSTTPAVARAVGDGQIGRALAAGRDGVWLALLLGTALALAGFLAAEPLIGLMGPSPEIRTFAVDYLRWSMPGLVAMLLIFAGTGVLRGLQDTRTPLVVATAGFTLNIVLNLVLVYGLGLSVVGSAVGTSIAQWAMAAVYLVMVQRNARHHGVSLLPDWHGIRAMTRVGSWLMLRTLSLRIAILATVLVVTAQGAVNLAAHQLAMTVFTFLAFALDALAIAAQALIGKELGASNPGKARIMTRTMIRWGIGFGVATGVLLAVAAPFAGALFTPDAGVQSVLTAALLVLAAGQPLAGYVFVLDGVLIGAGDAKYLAIAGVVNLAVYLPLLLAVPLAGAGGAAALVWVWVAFSLGYMCARGLTLGLRARTDRWMVLGS; encoded by the coding sequence ATGGTGCCCCCATCGCCTTCCGCCGCCGTTTCCACCCCAAAGCCCGACAGCCACGGCCGGGAAATCCTCCGGCTTGCCGTTCCTGCCTTCGGCGCGCTGATTGCCGAACCGCTCTTTCTGCTGGCCGACTCGGCCATTGTGGGGCACCTGGGTGTTGCCCAGCTGGCCGGCGTGGGGCTGGCCTCGGCGGTGCTGCATACCGCGGTAGGGCTGATGGTCTTCTTGGCGTACTCCACCACCCCTGCCGTGGCGCGGGCAGTGGGGGATGGCCAGATCGGAAGGGCACTTGCCGCCGGGCGCGACGGCGTCTGGCTGGCCTTGCTACTCGGGACTGCGTTGGCGCTGGCCGGCTTCCTCGCCGCCGAGCCGCTGATCGGGCTCATGGGGCCGAGCCCGGAAATCCGCACCTTCGCCGTCGACTACCTGCGGTGGTCCATGCCCGGGCTGGTCGCGATGCTGCTGATCTTCGCCGGTACGGGCGTGCTAAGGGGGCTGCAGGACACCCGGACACCATTGGTGGTTGCCACGGCGGGATTCACGCTGAACATCGTGCTGAATTTGGTGCTGGTCTACGGCCTCGGGCTGTCCGTCGTCGGGTCTGCGGTGGGAACCAGCATCGCGCAGTGGGCCATGGCCGCGGTGTATCTGGTGATGGTGCAGCGCAACGCCCGTCACCACGGTGTCAGCCTGCTGCCCGACTGGCACGGGATCCGGGCCATGACCAGGGTGGGCTCCTGGCTCATGCTGCGCACCCTGAGCCTCCGCATCGCCATCCTCGCCACCGTGCTCGTGGTCACGGCCCAGGGTGCAGTGAACCTGGCTGCCCATCAGCTCGCCATGACAGTCTTCACCTTCCTCGCCTTCGCACTGGACGCCCTGGCCATCGCCGCACAGGCGCTGATCGGCAAGGAGTTGGGAGCCTCCAACCCCGGCAAGGCGCGCATCATGACCCGGACCATGATCCGCTGGGGTATCGGCTTTGGTGTGGCCACCGGCGTGCTGCTCGCCGTGGCGGCGCCTTTCGCCGGGGCCCTCTTCACGCCCGACGCCGGCGTCCAGTCGGTCCTGACCGCGGCACTGTTGGTACTGGCCGCGGGCCAGCCCCTGGCAGGGTACGTGTTCGTCCTCGACGGGGTGCTGATCGGGGCCGGCGACGCGAAGTATCTGGCGATTGCCGGCGTCGTAAATCTTGCTGTGTACCTTCCGCTGCTGCTGGCGGTGCCGCTCGCCGGGGCCGGCGGCGCGGCGGCGCTCGTTTGGGTGTGGGTGGCCTTTTCGCTGGGCTACATGTGCGCACGCGGCCTGACCCTGGGGCTGCGGGCCAGGACAGACCGCTGGATGGTGCTCGGCTCGTAG